In Ostrea edulis chromosome 6, xbOstEdul1.1, whole genome shotgun sequence, a single window of DNA contains:
- the LOC130047189 gene encoding uncharacterized protein LOC130047189 encodes MSKQLLKAHACGGKTQCRICKKLVTTPHFCFVQKKPKPKRNKELKIYIYYDFECTQENGIHTPNLCVAERVCQHCDSLDIGTRCDYCHAFGSQRRFVFQGPDTLKQFMDWLLQSETDEKGNVTFKHDETTAIAHNFKGYDGQFILNYLVHTACIKPTVILNGSKILCMGVFGLRFIDSYNFLPFALAKMPSAFGLTELKKGYFPHFFNTEQNQNYVGPYPDAHYYNPDDMSIANRAAFYTWYNQQTGKVFDFQKEFLAYCISDVDILRRCCAQFKTTLYGLLRVDPFQESITFAITANLTYRRGFMAQDTIAIIPNMGYQPSRRYSAKACRWLTSLDRNIRHAKNGGEITIGPYTVDGYEEESRTVYEFYGCYWHGCPTCYPNLLTETHPHRVQQTYQTLYEQTLKRAAALEQQGYTVVSIWEHEFDRQVINSPELQTFLGDLDIQDPLNPRDALYGGRTNVTRLYCEEGDMRYVDVCSLYPYVLKYRPFPIDHPQVITSDFADVREYFGLIHCRVLPPRGLYHPVLPYKTGGKLLFPLCRTCAKQCNLGPDDRCRHTDSERSLTGTWVTVEVHKALDLGYRVERIHEVWHFEKTSQDLFRSYIDTFLKIKQEASDFPMNVRRPNRNKNTSVRSGAGKASS; translated from the coding sequence ATGTCTAAGCAATTATTAAAGGCACACGCGTGCGGGGGAAAAACACAGTGTCGCATCTGCAAGAAACTTGTCACCACCCCGCATTTCTGCTTCGTTCAAAAGAAGCCCAAGCCCAAACGCAACAAGGAATTGAAAATCTACATATATTACGATTTTGAATGTACGCAGGAAAACGGAATTCACACCCCTAATCTCTGTGTGGCCGAACGCGTGTGTCAACATTGCGACAGTTTAGACATCGGCACGCGCTGTGATTACTGTCATGCGTTTGGATCGCAACGCCGCTTCGTATTTCAAGGCCCCGACACCTTAAAGCAGTTTATGGACTGGCTGTTACAATCCGAGACGGACGAGAAGGGTAATGTGACTTTCAAGCACGACGAAACGACCGCCATTGCGCACAATTTCAAGGGATACGATGGGCAGTTCATCTTGAACTATCTAGTGCACACGGCCTGTATCAAACCCACAGTCATTCTCAACGGCAGTAAAATCTTGTGTATGGGAGTGTTCGGCTTGAGATTCATCGATTCGTACAATTTCCTCCCCTTTGCCCTCGCCAAGATGCCCTCTGCGTTTGGCTTAACAGAACTGAAAAAAGGTTATTTCCCCCACTTTTTCAACACGGAACAGAACCAGAATTACGTGGGGCCTTATCCCGATGCCCACTACTACAATCCTGACGACATGTCGATCGCCAATCGTGCAGCCTTCTATACCTGGTACAATCAACAGACCGGGAAAGTGTTCGATTTCCAGAAGGAATTCTTGGCTTACTGTATCTCTGATGTGGATATTTTACGCCGTTGTTGTGCGCAATTTAAGACGACACTCTACGGACTCTTACGCGTCGATCCGTTTCAGGAATCAATAACTTTTGCTATCACGGCTAATTTAACTTATCGGCGAGGATTCATGGCACAGGACACCATAGCCATCATCCCCAATATGGGTTACCAACCCTCGCGCCGCTACTCAGCCAAGGCCTGTCGCTGGCTCACCTCCCTAGACCGCAACATACGTCATGCTAAGAACGGGGGCGAAATCACCATAGGACCCTATACGGTGGACGGCTACGAGGAGGAATCCCGCACCGTGTACGAATTTTACGGCTGTTACTGGCACGGGTGCCCCACCTGTTATCCGAATCTGTTGACGGAAACCCACCCCCACCGAGTCCAGCAGACGTATCAAACCCTGTACGAGCAGACCTTGAAACGCGCCGCCGCCTTAGAGCAACAAGGATATACGGTAGTGAGCATCTGGGAACACGAGTTTGATCGTCAAGTCATAAACAGTCCGGAGTTACAAACATTCCTAGGAGACCTCGATATTCAGGACCCCTTAAATCCCCGCGATGCCTTATACGGAGGTCGTACCAATGTCACGCGCCTGTATTGCGAGGAGGGTGACATGCGATACGTTGATGTGTGTTCTCTGTATCCTTACGTGTTGAAATACAGACCGTTTCCCATCGACCATCCTCAAGTCATCACCAGCGATTTCGCCGATGTGAGAGAGTACTTTGGACTCATTCATTGCCGCGTCCTCCCGCCCCGGGGTCTGTATCATCCCGTGCTACCCTACAAGACAGGCGGAAAATTACTCTTCCCCTTATGCCGAACCTGCGCCAAACAGTGCAACTTAGGACCCGACGATCGATGCCGTCACACCGATTCAGAACGCAGTCTGACCGGAACCTGGGTGACCGTAGAAGTACACAAAGCTTTAGATCTCGGCTATCGGGTCGAGCGCATCCACGAAGTTTGGCATTTTGAAAAGACCAGCCAGGATTTATTTCGATCTTACATCGACACTTTTCTGAAGATCAAACAAGAAGCTTCGGATTTCCCGATGAATGTCAGACGCCCGAACAGAAACAAGAATACATCAGTGAGATCCGGCGCCGGGAAGGCATCTTCATGA